From one Solanum lycopersicum chromosome 12, SLM_r2.1 genomic stretch:
- the LOC101260029 gene encoding uncharacterized protein has product MSRCFPFPPPGYDKKPRPEDRDLLKEEKRKEKKHKKEKDKDKKDGKEKRDKDRSDGKHREKKDKKDKHRDKKEKHKDKKDKDKDKERSDLSEEAKVAVPPGASSGQKLPSGDYKNESINSQEAKFHDQSHGQLAEKLFKSSLPVVETEESKYVQDLARRLRDDQNGAVSQLAKRFPVESKRDAKSNSMYIKDSGNLAREKEKNKERNDFSNKMDGQQLRVEPRIGANAKLPSFSEMEKRNFHGLLPPLEENVENRREDKEKSKGRRDDKPRDKKKKEKDGKSHGKDKEKKKEEKGKDKSAHKKSEKDKSEDINRSNFVSVSNTNHQAPVVLKDTIAGVTEGNHRKRKDIETNGFLHENEVRPAKLLRPSSSHQPTLNGKRLEIHQKADMLSSNKQGVVTNIQVINKEQSLNGTSKLSNKHGVGTDIEMGNMGTRHKTDMLSSHRGGVATDTQVINKEKSLNGTVKLSNKNGVATDIEMANMDTHQKADMLSSHKQGVTTDIQVINKEQSLNGAIKLSNKHRVATDIEMGNKELGVNGTIKLPNKHGVATDIEVGNKECRVNGTIKGQPLTMSKPKTLVQSKPKASSMSPGADHIAEASKRPPHPDSKYLNQILSVPKMDGWSGFDDQEWLLGSKSNLVRKPDVCLDEAKDHQVWSEALQIDSADVFALPYVIPY; this is encoded by the exons ATGTCGCGTTGCTTTCCATTTCCACCACCAGGATATGATAAGAAGCCTAGACCAGAGGACAGGGACTTATTAAAAGAG GAGAAACggaaagagaaaaaacataaaaaggaaaaggacAAGGATAAGAAAGATGGTAAAGAAAAAAGGGATAAAGACAGAAGTGATGGGAAACACAGAGAAAAGAAGGACAAAAAGGATAAACACCGGGACAagaaggaaaaacacaaggaCAAAAAGGACAAGGATAAGGATAAAGAGAGAAGCGACCTCTCTGAAGAGGCAAAAGTTGCTGTTCCACCTGGGGCTTCTAGCGGACAGAAGCTTCCTAGTGGAGATTACAAAAATGAAAGCATCAACTCGCAGGAAGCGAAATTCCATGATCAGTCTCATGGCCAGCTTGCAGAAAAGCTCTTTAAATCCAGCCTCCCCGTTGTTGAGACGGAGGAGTCTAAATATGTGCAGGATTTGGCTAGGAGGCTTAGAGATGACCAGAATGGCGCAGTCAGTCAGTTGGCTAAGAGATTTCCAGTTGAGTCGAAAAGGGATGCGAAGTCAAACAGTATGTATATCAAGGATTCGGGTAATTTGGCtagagaaaaggaaaagaacaaggagagaaaTGATTTTAGCAACAAGATGGATGGACAACAACTCAGAGTTGAACCGAGAATTGGTGCTAATGCAAAACTTCCAAGCTTTTCAGAGATGGAAAAGAGAAACTTTCATGGATTGCTACCACCATTGGAAGAGAATGTTGAGAACAGGAGAGAGGACAAAGAGAAATCCAAAGGAAGACGAGATGACAAACCAAGagacaagaagaaaaaagaaaaggatggGAAAAGTCATGGAAaggataaagaaaagaaaaaggaagagaagGGGAAGGACAAAAGTGCACACAAGAAAAGTGAAAAGGATAAATCAGAGGACATCAATCGGAGCAATTTTGTCAGTGTTAGTAACACCAACCACCAAGCTCCAGTTGTACTCAAGGATACCATTGCTGGAGTCACAGAGGGAAATCacagaaaaagaaaggataTTGAAACAAATGGTTTCCTGCATG AGAATGAAGTCAGGCCTGCTAAATTGCTGCGGCCCTCATCCTCTCATCAGCCCACACTGAATGGAAAGAGATTAGAGATTCACCAAAAAGCAGACATGTTATCTTCTAACAAACAAGGTGTTGTCACCAATATTCAGGTGATAAACAAGGAGCAGAGTCTCAATGGTACAAGTAAGTTGTCCAACAAGCATGGAGTTGGCACTGATATTGAGATGGGAAACATGGGGACTCGCCACAAAACAGACATGTTGTCTTCCCACAGAGGAGGTGTTGCCACCGATACTCAGGTGATAAACAAGGAGAAGAGTCTCAATGGTACAGTCAAGTTATCCAACAAGAATGGAGTTGCCACTGATATTGAGATGGCAAACATGGATACTCACCAAAAAGCAGACATGTTATCTTCCCACAAACAAGGTGTTACTACCGATATTCAGGTGATAAACAAGGAGCAGAGTCTCAATGGTGCAATTAAGTTATCCAACAAGCACAGAGTTGCCACTGATATTGAGATGGGAAACAAGGAGCTTGGGGTCAATGGTACAATTAAGTTACCCAACAAGCACGGAGTTGCCACTGATATCGAGGTTGGAAACAAGGAGTGCAGGGTCAATGGTACAATTAAAGGTCAGCCATTAACTATGTCTAAACCAAAGACATTGGTTCAATCTAAACCAAAGGCTTCTTCGATGTCTCCTGGTGCTGATCATATTGCTGAAGCGTCTAAAAGACCTCCTCATCCCGATTCCAAGTATCTGAACCAGATACTCTCAGTTCCCAAGATGGACGGGTGGTCTGGATTCGATGACCAGGAATGGTTGCTTGGAAGCAAGAGTAATCTGGTTAGGAAACCCGACGTGTGTCTTGATGAAGCTAAGGACCATCAGGTATGGTCAGAAGCTTTGCAAATAGACTCTGCTGATGTTTTTGCTCTCCCATACGTAATACCTTATTAA